GGGCGAGCGGTACCCGGAGGCGCTCGCGCGCGTCACCGGCAAGTAGCGGCTGAACCCGGTGCCCCGCTTCCGTCGCGGGGCACCGGGTGTCCCGAAGACCGGGTACGTTCTGAGGGATTTCTGAGATCTTCCGACCACTCTGATCGCCGTCAGATCAAGGCGAGCGGGAGGTCGGTGTCATGGCGGACGTGCTGGACTACCTGGTGGTCGGAGCCGGGCCGGCGGGATTGCAGCTCGGGCGGCAGCTGGGCGGGGCCGGGCGCAGCTACCTGGTCCTGGAGCGCGGGTCCGTGCCCGCCGCGTTCTTCACGCGCTTTCCCCGGCATCGCACGCTCATCTCGGTCAACAAAAAGTACACCGGCTGGACCGACCCCGAGCTGAACCTCCGGGTCGACTGGAACTCGTTGCTCGACGACGGGCCCGACCCGCTCGTGTTCACCGACTACAGCGCCGAGATGTTCCCGCCCGCGGAGGCGTTTCTCCGCTACACCGCCGATTACGCGGCGAAACACGACGTCAAAATCCGGTACGACACCGAGGTTACGCGAATTTCGCGCGCGGACGACGTCTTCACGGTCACCGCCGCGGACGGGGAAACGTTCCGCGCCCGGCGGCTGGTCATGGCGACCGGCGTGACCAAACCGTACGTCCCGGACGTGCCGGGGATGGACCTGGTCGACCAGTACTCCGATTACGACACGGATCCCGAGCAGTTCATCAATCAGCGCGTTCTCGTGCTGGGCAAGGGAAACTCCGCCTTCGAGACCGCTGACAGCATCAACGCTTACGCCGCGGTGCTGCATGTCGCAGGGCCGCGGCCGGTCAAACTTGCTTGGCGGACGCACTTCGTCGGACACCTCCGCGCGTTCAACGCCGGGGTGCTCGACATGTACCAACTCAAGCTGCAGCACGCGATTCTCGACGGCGACGTCCGCGAGATCACCAAGGACGACGACGGCTACCACGTCAAATTCGCCTTCGCTCGCGCCAATGAGCTGGTCAAGGAAATTCGCTACGACCGGGTGATCGCCGCGACCGGATTCCGGTTCGATGCGTCAATGTTCGACGAGGACTGCCGTCCGGAGATGACGATCAACGACCGGTTCCCGGCGCAGACCTCGTCGTGGGAATCCGTGAACGTGCCCGGGCTCTACTTCGCCGGGACGATCACTCAGGCTCGCGATTTCAAGAAGGCGACCAGCGCGTTCATCCACGGCTACCGCTACGGCGTGCGCGCGCTTTCCAAGGTGCTCGACGAGCGTTACCACGACACTGAATGGCCGAACACGGTGGTGGCCAACAAGACCAGCGAACTGGTCGACGCGGTCATTCAGCGGATCAACCGCACTTCCGCGCTGTACCAGCAGTTCGGGTTCCTCGCCGACGTTCTCGTGGTCGACGGCGACCAGGCCCGATACTACGAGGAAGTCCCGGTCGACCGATTCAAGGACACGGAACTGGGCCAGAGCGCCAACGCGTTCGTGATCACTCTCGACTACGGCCCGGACCACGACAAGATCGACCCGTTCGACTTCACCGTCACGCGCGCGAGCCAGGACGTCGCGAACGATTCCGGCGAGGGGCATTACCTGCATCCGATCGTCCGGCATTACCAGGGCGGTGAGTTGGTCGCGACCCACCATGTCGCCGAGAACCTCGAAAACGAGTGGAACCGCCCGGTGCACGTGGACGCGTTGACGGCCTTCTTCACCAAGCAGCTCTGACATGCGCACGATCGCGGAGCTGGAAGCCATCGCGCGCGAACGGATGGAGTCAGCGCACTACGACTATTACGCTGGTGGCGCGGGCGAAGAAGCCACCTTGCGCGCCAACGAAGAAGAATTCCGCCGCCGGGTGCTCGTGCCGCGAGCACTGCGCGGAGTCGGCAAACGCGACCTGAGGGTGGAAATCGCCGGGTCGCCGTTGTCGATGCCGATTTTGGTTTGCCCGACAGCATTCCATCGCCTCGCGCATCCGGACGGAGAACTCGCGACCGCACAAGCCACTGCGGAAGCGAGCACAGTCTTCGTATGCAGCATGGCTTCGACGACGGCGGTGGAGGATGTCGCCAAGGTCGCCGACGTGTTCTGGTTCCAGCTGTATCCGCAGTCGGACCGGGAGTTCACCGAATCAGTCATTAGCCGAGCGGAGAACGCTGGCGCGCGAGCCTTGGTGGTGACAGTCGATTCCGCAGTGCGCGGACGGAGGGAACGCGAATACCGCCACGGTTTCCATGACCTTCCGCCAGGGCTGGCCGCCGAGAACATGCGCGACAACACCGGCCGCGTGCGCGACATCGAGATGCCCGCCGACCTGACCTGGGACGATCTCGCCTGGTTGCGTAAAGCCACGAAAATGCCGGTGCTGCTCAAGGGCGTACTGCATCCGGAAGACGCCCGACGCGCGGTGGCAGTGGGAATCGACGGGCTCGTCGTGTCCAACCACGGCGGCCGACAGCTCGACGGCGCAATTTCGAGCATGGCCGCACTCCCCGAAATCGTGTCCGTTGTGGACGGTCAAATTCCGGTGCTTCTCGACGGTGGCGTGCGAAGCGGAGCGGACGTCGTCAAGGCGCTCGCCCTCGGCGCGGACGCGGTCGGCGTCGGCAGGCCGGTGCTGTGGGGGCTCGCCGCGGCGGGGCAGGAGGGAGTCGCCGAGGTGCTGGAACGGCTGCGCGAGGAAACCGACACCGCACTCGGGCTGTGCGGCGCGCGTACGCCCGGCGAGCTGACCGCGGACCTGGTCCGATGAAACGGCTCGTGCTCGCCGCGGCGGCCGGGCTGGTCGCCACGAGCCCGAAGTGGCTGCCCGGCCGGGTCGTCGCGCTGCGGAACCGGATTTTCGCGCTGGTCAACGGAGACGAGGGCTACCAGGTGCCGGTCGAGGACTTCCGCCGCGTGTACGCCGATCCGGCGGCCGACGGACGCAGCGAGGGCGCCGCGCTGTCCGACCTGTTCTGGTACTGGCTCGCACCCGGACCCCAGGTGCACCAGGAACATCTGGAGCCGGGCCCGCGCTACGACGAGGTCGCGAAAACCACCCGGGCCATCCTGGTCAAGTCGAAGGCCGAATCGCAGGCGCTGACCGAACGGGTCGCCGCGCGCGTACTCGACCGGATCGAAACCGGGCCGGGACGGCTGCTTCGGCTGCGCGACGAGATGATGCCGGTCTGGGCCGAGCTGTACTACGAGCTGGTGTTCGAGGAAGAATGCCCGCCAGAGGCCCGGGACCTGATCGTCGGGCATGCTGACGACGTCGTGTCCGCACTGAAGTGCGTACGCCCGCGCAACATGCGCCGTCGAGCCCGGCTCACCGAGTACCTGCGCCGCCGCCTCGACGACGTACCGCATCCGCTGCCGTCCCGGCTCACCCGCGAGGAGCAGGTCTTCTATCTGCAAGGGACGTTCTTCAACACCGCGGTCGTGCAGATGTCCGAAGCGATGGCGCACCTGCTGATGGTGCTCGCCGAACACCCGCAAGTGCAGCGGCGGCTCGCGGAAAACCCGGACGACGACGAGTATTTCGACCGTGTGCTGGACGAATGCCTGCGCACGTACCCGCTCTTCGGCATCGCACACCGCATCACCACCGGCGACATCCAGCTCGCGGACCGGACTATCGACGCGGGTACCGTGCTGCTGTTCAGCTATCCGGAGTTCCACCACGCCGGAGTGGACCGTCCGGAGGAGTTCGACCCGGAGCGTTGGGCCGGTTGCCCCGCGCACCAGCAGAGAAATTTCTTGCCGTTCGGCGTCGCGCAGAACCGGCCGTGCCCGGCGCGCGGCCTCGCCCCGGTGACCATGCGCGTGGTCACCAGGGAATTCCTGCGGCGGTTCGCCCTCGCCACGAGCGCCGCGCACACCCGGTCGATTCCCAATCGCGGGCCGGTTTTCGCCACCCCGCGCGGATCGCGGAGAAATCCCCGCACCGCATTGGCCTATCTGGCGGTGCGCGATCGCTGGGAAGACGTGTGGCGCAGCCTCGCGCAGCTGGTGTTCGGCACCTACATGGTGCTCGACGCGCGCCGGCTGAAGTTGTGCACCAGACACTTCCAAGGAGGAACCCGATGAGTGCCGTCGAAGCCGCACCCGCGTTTTTCCTGGCGGCGGTCGTGATCCTGGTGGCCTGCCGGGCGGTGAACGCGCTCGCGGTGCGGCTCGGGCAGCCGCCGGTGGTGGGCGAGATGGTGACCGGCGTGCTGCTCGGCCCGTCGCTGCTCGGGCTCGTGGCTCCCGGCGGGCAGGAATGGCTGTTCCCGGATTCGGTGCGGACGCTGCTGTATCTCGGCGGCCAGATCGGGCTGGTCATCTACATGTTCGGCGCGGGTTACGAATTCCGGCTGAGTGCACTCAAAGAAGGGAGGAAAACCGTCGCGGCGGTCTCCGCCGCGGGCACAGTCGTGCCGCTCGCGCTCGGCGTGGGGGTGAGCGTGCTCGGCGCGAACTGGGCCGGAATCCTGAAACCCGGGGTATCGCCGGTGGTTTCGGCGGCGTTCGTCGCGGTGGCGCTCGCGATCACGGCGTTCCCGATGATGGCCCGGATAATCACCGAACGAGGCTTGGGCAGCACCAGGTTCGGCTCGCTCGCGCTCGCTTGCGGCGCGCTCGACGACGTGCTCGCCTGGATCCTGCTCGCCGTCGTACTCGGCATGCACGCCGGCACCGCCGGTCCGGTCGCGACGGCCATCGGCGGCGGGGTGCTGTTCGTGCTGCTGGTGTGGCTGGTGGTCCGCCGGATCGTGGCGCGGGTGATGGCCAACCCGCGGGTGCCGGTGGATCAGCGGATGCTCGTCACCGCCATGTTCCTGTTCGGCGCCGCGTGGTTCACCGACGTCATCGGCCTGTACGCGGTGTTCGGCGCGTTCATGCTCGGGTTGGTTTTCCCGCGCGGCGAGGCGGCCGACGCGGTGCTCGCGCGGATCATGCCGGTCGGCCGGGTCGTGTTCCTGCCGCTGTTCTTCACCTATTCCGGCCTCAACACGCGATTCGCACTCCTCGCCGACCCGAAGCTGCTGCTGTTCGCGCTGGTTTGCATCGCGGTCGCGGTGGTCGGCAAACTCGGTGCCTCGTGGGGCGCGGCGCGAATGACCGGCGAACCGCAACCGGTCGCGTTGCGGATCGGCGTGCTGGTGAACGCGCGTGGATTGATGCAATTGGTGGCATTGAACGTTGGGCTGTCCGCCGGAATCGTTTCGCCCGCTCTGTTCACTGTGCTGGTGCTCGTCGCGCTCGTCACCACGATCATGACCTCGCCGGTGCTCGGCTGGCTGGACAAACGCGACGCCCGCCGGTACGCGGACGGGGAAATGCCCGAATTTCTCCTGACCGGGCGAAGCTGAACGATTGCCTACGAAAGTCGAGGGTCGGATGGCCGGATCACTGCGAGTATGGACCTGTGCACGATGAGGCAGAGACCCCGGCGGCTTCCCGGGTGCTCCTGGTCGAGGACGATCGCGATCTCGCCGGGATGCTCGTCGAATTGCTCGCCGGAGAAGGTTACGAGACCGAAGTGGCCCACGACGGACAGCGCGGCCTGCACCTCGGGCTCACCGGAAGGCACGCGGTGGTGATTCTCGACCGGCGGCTGCCGGTGGTCGACGGCCTTTCGGTGCTGGCCCAGCTGCGCCGCCGGGCGGTGCCCGCGCGGGTGCTGGTGCTGTCGGCACTGGGCGAGCTGGCCGACCGGGTGCACGGCCTCGACACCGGGGCCGACGACTACCTGGTGAAACCGTTCGAGACCGACGAACTGCTCGCCCGGGTGCGCGCGTTGTGCCGCCGCGACTCCGAGCACGCTGAATCCCTCCCGCTCGGCGCGGCGGCGCTCGACCTGCAGCGGCACGAGGTCGTGCTGCCGCGCGGCGAACGGGTAACGCTGTCCGGACGCGAGTTCGAGCTGTTGCGCACGCTTGCCCAGCGGCCCAAGGCAATCCACCCGCGCGCGTCGCTGCGCGCGGGAGTGTTCACCGAGTCCGCCGCGGAGTCCATTGTGGACACCTATGTGTACTACCTGCGGCGGAAGCTGGGGCGCGGCGTGGTGAAGACGGTGCACGGCCTCGGCTACCAGATCGGGGCGGTGTGACCACCCTCGTCGCCCCCGAGGCGCGGGCGCTGCGGCGCGCGCGGCGGACCATCGCGGGCCAGATCGCCGTGGTGATCACGATGGTCGTGCTCGCCGCGGGGGTGATCGCGTACTGGGTGCTGCTGCGCGGGCAGGTCGCGGAGACCGAACGGCAGCTGGAATTCGCGCTGGGACACGGTCTTTCCGCCACCCCGCCCGGCTGCACCTACCTGGTGACGCCCCAGGGACACGCGCCTGCCGGGCGGCTGCCGTTCACGCTCCCGCCGGTGCCGCGGGTGCCGAACAACGGCGACGTGGTGACCGAAGAGCGCGTGCTGGACGGCGCGACGTACACCATCCGCACGGTCAACCGCGGCGGCGAGATCTGGCAGGCGTACTTCAACGAGCACTACCTGATATCTGACCGTGAACACCTGTTGTTCGGGCTCGGGGTGGCCGAGCTGGTCGTGCTGCTCGCGTCGGTGCTCAGCGGGTATCTGCTGGCCGGGCGGGCGATCCGGCCGTTGGGCGAGGCGTTGCGGCGGCAACGGACGTTCGTCGCCGACGCGTCCCACGAGCTGCGTGCGCCGTTGACCCGCTTGCACACCCGCACGCAGCTCCTGGCCCGCCGCGGCGGCGCGGGACCGGCCGACCTGGAAACCCTGGTCTCCGGCACCCGCGAACTCGGCGCGGTGGTCGACGATTTGCTGTTGTCCGCCCAGGCCTGTGCCGCGCGGCCGCAGCTGGAGCCGGTGCAGCTGGCGGTGCTGGCGGAACAGGCCGTGGCGGCGGAGTCGGTCCGCGCGAACGACCGGCAGGTGGACCTCCGGCTGCGCCGTTCGCCGGGGCTGGAGGACGTCGTGCCGGGCGTGCCGACCGCGTTGCGGCGCGTGCTTTCCGCGTTGCTGGACAACGCGATCGGGCACACGCCGCCCGGCGGGTCGATCGAGGTGATTCTCGCCAATCCGGACGCCCGGCACGTCGAACTGCGGGTGTGCGACACCGGGACGGGCTTCCCGCAGCACGAGGCGGAACGGCTTTTCGAACGGTTCGCGCACGGGTCGAACGGCGAGGGACGGCGGTTCGGGCTGGGGCTGGCGTTGGTGCAGGAGGTCGTCGCCGGCCACGGCGGGACGATCGCCGCCTTCGGGAAGCCCGGGGCCGGCGCGACGTTCACGTTGCGCTTTCAACGGGCTTGAGCTTGCGCGCCTGGAACTTCTTGTACAGGAAGAAATAGAGCTTGATGTACTGGCCGACCAGGACGGCGTTGACGATCGTGCCCTCGCGGATGAAATGCGGTCCGCCGAGGAAGATCAGCCCGATGCCCGCCGAGATGGCC
The nucleotide sequence above comes from Amycolatopsis sp. AA4. Encoded proteins:
- a CDS encoding NAD(P)-binding domain-containing protein, with translation MADVLDYLVVGAGPAGLQLGRQLGGAGRSYLVLERGSVPAAFFTRFPRHRTLISVNKKYTGWTDPELNLRVDWNSLLDDGPDPLVFTDYSAEMFPPAEAFLRYTADYAAKHDVKIRYDTEVTRISRADDVFTVTAADGETFRARRLVMATGVTKPYVPDVPGMDLVDQYSDYDTDPEQFINQRVLVLGKGNSAFETADSINAYAAVLHVAGPRPVKLAWRTHFVGHLRAFNAGVLDMYQLKLQHAILDGDVREITKDDDGYHVKFAFARANELVKEIRYDRVIAATGFRFDASMFDEDCRPEMTINDRFPAQTSSWESVNVPGLYFAGTITQARDFKKATSAFIHGYRYGVRALSKVLDERYHDTEWPNTVVANKTSELVDAVIQRINRTSALYQQFGFLADVLVVDGDQARYYEEVPVDRFKDTELGQSANAFVITLDYGPDHDKIDPFDFTVTRASQDVANDSGEGHYLHPIVRHYQGGELVATHHVAENLENEWNRPVHVDALTAFFTKQL
- a CDS encoding alpha-hydroxy acid oxidase, producing the protein MRTIAELEAIARERMESAHYDYYAGGAGEEATLRANEEEFRRRVLVPRALRGVGKRDLRVEIAGSPLSMPILVCPTAFHRLAHPDGELATAQATAEASTVFVCSMASTTAVEDVAKVADVFWFQLYPQSDREFTESVISRAENAGARALVVTVDSAVRGRREREYRHGFHDLPPGLAAENMRDNTGRVRDIEMPADLTWDDLAWLRKATKMPVLLKGVLHPEDARRAVAVGIDGLVVSNHGGRQLDGAISSMAALPEIVSVVDGQIPVLLDGGVRSGADVVKALALGADAVGVGRPVLWGLAAAGQEGVAEVLERLREETDTALGLCGARTPGELTADLVR
- a CDS encoding cytochrome P450 gives rise to the protein MKRLVLAAAAGLVATSPKWLPGRVVALRNRIFALVNGDEGYQVPVEDFRRVYADPAADGRSEGAALSDLFWYWLAPGPQVHQEHLEPGPRYDEVAKTTRAILVKSKAESQALTERVAARVLDRIETGPGRLLRLRDEMMPVWAELYYELVFEEECPPEARDLIVGHADDVVSALKCVRPRNMRRRARLTEYLRRRLDDVPHPLPSRLTREEQVFYLQGTFFNTAVVQMSEAMAHLLMVLAEHPQVQRRLAENPDDDEYFDRVLDECLRTYPLFGIAHRITTGDIQLADRTIDAGTVLLFSYPEFHHAGVDRPEEFDPERWAGCPAHQQRNFLPFGVAQNRPCPARGLAPVTMRVVTREFLRRFALATSAAHTRSIPNRGPVFATPRGSRRNPRTALAYLAVRDRWEDVWRSLAQLVFGTYMVLDARRLKLCTRHFQGGTR
- a CDS encoding cation:proton antiporter — its product is MSAVEAAPAFFLAAVVILVACRAVNALAVRLGQPPVVGEMVTGVLLGPSLLGLVAPGGQEWLFPDSVRTLLYLGGQIGLVIYMFGAGYEFRLSALKEGRKTVAAVSAAGTVVPLALGVGVSVLGANWAGILKPGVSPVVSAAFVAVALAITAFPMMARIITERGLGSTRFGSLALACGALDDVLAWILLAVVLGMHAGTAGPVATAIGGGVLFVLLVWLVVRRIVARVMANPRVPVDQRMLVTAMFLFGAAWFTDVIGLYAVFGAFMLGLVFPRGEAADAVLARIMPVGRVVFLPLFFTYSGLNTRFALLADPKLLLFALVCIAVAVVGKLGASWGAARMTGEPQPVALRIGVLVNARGLMQLVALNVGLSAGIVSPALFTVLVLVALVTTIMTSPVLGWLDKRDARRYADGEMPEFLLTGRS
- a CDS encoding response regulator transcription factor; translation: MLLVEDDRDLAGMLVELLAGEGYETEVAHDGQRGLHLGLTGRHAVVILDRRLPVVDGLSVLAQLRRRAVPARVLVLSALGELADRVHGLDTGADDYLVKPFETDELLARVRALCRRDSEHAESLPLGAAALDLQRHEVVLPRGERVTLSGREFELLRTLAQRPKAIHPRASLRAGVFTESAAESIVDTYVYYLRRKLGRGVVKTVHGLGYQIGAV
- a CDS encoding sensor histidine kinase KdpD gives rise to the protein MTTLVAPEARALRRARRTIAGQIAVVITMVVLAAGVIAYWVLLRGQVAETERQLEFALGHGLSATPPGCTYLVTPQGHAPAGRLPFTLPPVPRVPNNGDVVTEERVLDGATYTIRTVNRGGEIWQAYFNEHYLISDREHLLFGLGVAELVVLLASVLSGYLLAGRAIRPLGEALRRQRTFVADASHELRAPLTRLHTRTQLLARRGGAGPADLETLVSGTRELGAVVDDLLLSAQACAARPQLEPVQLAVLAEQAVAAESVRANDRQVDLRLRRSPGLEDVVPGVPTALRRVLSALLDNAIGHTPPGGSIEVILANPDARHVELRVCDTGTGFPQHEAERLFERFAHGSNGEGRRFGLGLALVQEVVAGHGGTIAAFGKPGAGATFTLRFQRA